The region tgtgtgtacgaaTTATGCGGGGTGTCAGGATAAAATTTCCAAACGGTAAAATATCTCGAAAGCATCCCGtgtaatgaagaaaatttaccTTCAGCGTGGGGTGTTCGAGGCTCTTCACGTCTGACATATTGGTTAAATGCCCAAGACAATGAGGGGACAAGGAGACAGGAGACGGAGTGGAGAACGCGGAGTCGACGATCTGATTAGGTGTCAATTGCTGCACGTCGCGACGCGATATTCACGTCCATGTCAAACGCGATCGAAAGAGGAATCGACGGCGACTGCACGGGGAGCGAACGGCTCGAAGAAGAATTGCATCCGAGCCCGAGCTCTCTTGCACTCACCCACGTCAATCCACATTCACCTCTAGTTCACTCTTCCGTCACATGTGTCGGTTTGTTTACGCGTTAAAATTCGGCTTTTGTGTCTTTCTCTCGCGCTGACGCCTAAAGCCCGTATCAGTTCCGCATTGAAGGCCCATTGTCGGACTTTGAGAAACTCGACCAATCAGATTATCTCAAATCTCTATCCATTTTGTTCTAAAATCTAATCGAATGAATTCGAATTAACACGCGGTCCTCAATTTTCAATGTATTAGTTTGATTAATAAACTCGGATTAATTTAATCGGTGATTAATTCAATTGGCAAATGTCTGTTTCTATCAATtgtaaattacttattttaatctcggattatttaacttatttttttttattttttttatttatagaactagaaaaaaataaaaagttaaactaattttttttaattcttagaacaaaaaaaaggtaaaaagtaagttaaatcgagattaatcTGCAttaattgatagaaatagaaattaatatattgtttacagcaaaatttctaatacatttattatctccaagttaatcttttttcttacgttttaaagaataaaaatagataattctGTCCgtgtgttaataaaatataagatactGATCGGCAAGTTAACCGTCGATAAATTAATCGGAGTTTATTCCAATAAtggatattaaatttctatctcGTTCCTAGTGCAGAGAGTGTAGTTAAAACGATATCGGTGCGTTCTGAAACTCGTTCGAACGGTCCGAAAAGGAATATTTGGTACCTAACCCTAGTTTATTGTTTAAAGTGTGACCTAACCTCCTGAGACCGCGTCGACCGTGATTTGTGCACGCTACGCTCCAGCCTTCCGGAGTCAATCTGTTCGAAGTAAAACATCTTTCCGCGGATATATCCGCGACAATTTGCGACGATCTGTGACCCCCGGTCATGTATTCCATATGCAAAAGTACTCATCCCGCAACGGGAGTCGAGCACGCGATCACATGTCACTTCTTCAACCGTACTGAGAAATGTCTCGTTGTTGCCGGCGCGGATGTTATACGGGTGTTTCGCCTAATTCCCGACGTCGACATGACAAGAAGGGAAAAATACACAGGTAcctttcaatttcaattttttaacacCTTATTCCAAAGTGGCAgaatacatatttgtatatattttttcttgcagAAATGCGCCCCCCTAAAATGAAACTGGAGTGCTTGGCGCAGTATACTTTGCACGGGAACATCATGTCCATGCAGGCCGTTCATCTCATCGGATCGCAAAGGGATTCTCTGCTGCTCAGCTTCCGCGACGCAAAACTGTCCGTTGTCGAGTACGATCAGGACATTCATGACCTGAGGACCGTGTCGTTGCATTACTTTGAGGAGGAAGAGATAAAGGTTGCAATTTTTATAGGAACAGGCTAAGCCTATTTCATTCTGGAAAActaaactttatttttgaagCTATTAATGTttggagatattttatttttcaaggaATGACACAGTACTGCAATCTGTTTATTTCCAGTCACACAGAGATtaaatttgtgttttaaatactttgtttttatcaatattcttTGATTCAAAATTTCTAATGTTATATGTGGGATGACAATTCTAGGAATTGAACTTGGATCTCTTGCTTGGCAAGCGATTGCTCTAACGCTGAGCTATCCAACCCAAATTTAATTCTTAGCGATATACAAATATCTCTAGCTTGCATTTTATTTGACTAGGATGGATGGACGAATCATCATCATATACCGATAGTAAGAGTGGATCCTGAAGGAAGATGCGCAGTAATGTTGATATTCGGTAGAAAACTGGTTGTGCTACCTTTTCGTAAGGACCCCAGTCTTGATGACGGTGACTTACTTGACACTGCGAAATTATCGTCTTCCAATAAGACTCCAATATTGTCCTCATACATGATAGTATTGAAAACACTGGAGGAGAAGATGGATAATGTGATAGACTTACAGTTTCTGCATGGATATTATGAACCTacactattaattttatacgaacCAGTAAGAACATTCTCAGGGTAAGGATCAGTTTTATATTAACCAAGTAAATAAGAGATTAATATCCATCAATCATGAATTATTGTGATCTGTGTATACAGGCGTATCGCGGTGAGACAGGATACTTGCGCAATGGTTGCCATATCTTTGAATATTCAGCAAAGGGTTCATCCTATCATTTGGTCAGTCTCCAATTTGCCGTTTGACTGTTACCAAGCTGTACCTGTGAAGAAACCGCTGGGTGGCACCTTGATAATGGCAGTCAACTcgcttatttatttgaatcaaAGCATACCACCTTATGGAGTATCACTTAATAGTTTAGCAGACACAAGTACAAATTTCCCATTAAGTAAGCAGAATTTCCAGTAGtattatgtacaatttatGATGTccatgtattaattattaaatatgtactCGTTACTTTGGTTTATTATTGCAGAGCCGCAGGAAGGAGTAAAGATGAGTTTGGAAGGAGCGCAGGTAGCATTTATATCTGCGGATCGTTTAGTTATTTCTTTGAAAAGTGGAGAACTCTATGTTTTGTCTCTCTTTGCCGACAGTATGCGATCTGTGCGTGGATTTCACTTTGACAAGGCTGCTGCTAGTGTGTTAACATCATGTGTAAGCATTCGTActtgatttttaatcgctatatatgtatgcaaatATCTATCTTTTCGATAGCATGTATAGTtacgttatatatttgttatattttaggTATGTATGTGCGAGGATAATTATCTTTTCCTCGGGTCTCGACTTGGTAATTCGTTACTATTGCGATTCACGGAGAAGGAACCggaaactttgaaaaatctgaaTGGTGGTGAGATTACCattgaagaaaatgaaagtgAAGAAACTCCAGCTAAGAAGGCGAAGCAAGACTTTCTTGGCGACTGGATGGCGTCGGATGTATTGGATATCAAAGATCCAGAAGAGTTAGAAGTGTATGGTAGCGAAACTCATACATCTATTCAGATCacttcatatatttttgaggTACCAGCaacttttcttatttattatacatgatATATTCTCTGtcgtatattaatttcaattttttatttcttttgtatcaatcgcaatcaattttttattcgtagGTATGTGACAGTTTATTGAACATTGGACCATGTGGAAATATTTCTATGGGAGAACCAGCCTTCCTGTCGGAAGAATTTCTACAGAATCAAGACCCTGATGTAGAACTTGTGACGACATCCGGATATGGAAAGAATGGTGCACTTTGCGTATTGCAACGTTCTATACGTCCTCAGGTAATATTAAAGCAtacttacatattatatgtgtagacaatttatattctaaattttaatatattgattgctacggtaaaattaaatttatattatttattatacattttctctctttcaagtttcttgaatatttaatttagacaAAGCTAATGCTTGTTTTAATCGAGAGAAAAACATTTGATTATAGAATTTGTAGAACTTGTGTACATTTTTaggaaagaataattaattctagATTAACCAGAGAAAGTTGAtgattatctattattaaaattaatgttgcaAATTATAAGACGCCACATTTGCTGAAAGTATAATTGTGTTCTAATAAatctctttaataaaaataggttGTGACAACATTTGAGCTTCCTGGCTGTGAAGACATGTGGACTGTCATTGGCACATTAAATAACGATGAAATCAAGACGGAAGCAGAAGGATCTCACGCTTTCTTGATATTGAGTCAAGAAGATTCAACTatggtataataatatttttaatataacatttaagtGTTGCTTTATGTCTTAgatgataattaatacttaatttgtaatataattcattCACAGATTCTGCAAACCGGTCAAGAGATTAATGAGGTAGATCAGAGTGGATTCAGTACACAGGGGAGTACAGTATTCGCCGGTAATCTTGGTGCTAACCGATACATTGTACAAGTTACTCAAATGGGAGTGCGTCTTTTGCAAGGCATTGAACAAGTATGCACATTAACCCTTAAATATTCATTAGGTTGATTTTATTTGAGCGGTTTTTgcttttgtttattattttttttatgaaaaaaaaaaaaaactaatctcGTATAAAATCTTTGTTATAAACTGGAAATAGAATActcaatatctttattaattgaCAATCCTCAGATATGATTTATtgtgaatttaaatatttcattcaatACAAATTTTGCAAACAGAAGCAAAGTAATGATATTTTCATGTTATTTCTTTGATTTATGCGTTTATTTCTTCGTTAATTTTAccgttaaataaatacatttgcatttttatacaatattaacttttatatatttattattaattacagatTCAACATATGCCTATAGATCTTGGCTGTCCAATTGTGCATGCAAGTTGTGCCGATCCATACGTAGCGTTACTCTCGGAAGACGGACAAGTGATGTTATTGACACTTAGAGAAGTAAGAGGCACAGCAAGATTGCATGCTCAAACTGCCAATCTACTGTTTGTaagttgataataattaatgttacataaataatacacGAACTATTCTTGAAATCTATACTACTTGTATGTGTATATCTTTAGCGGCCGCAGATAGAGGCATTATGCGCTTATAGAGACGTAAGCGGGATTTTTACAACGCAATTACTTGAGAATGCAGACGATGAGCAGACTGAAGAAGAATATAATGTAGAGGAACCGTCCGTACTTAGCAATATCGATAATGAAGACGATCTATTGTACGGCGATGCCCCAGCATTCCAAATGCCTGCACCATCATATCCAAAAGCATCAGATGGAACTGCTAAAAAACTACCTTggtaaaattatttagccATTCGTTACACAGCGTGTTTCTAAAGTATTTGGCTGAACTTGTTATATTTCAcaaacgtttattattattattattattattattattattattaaattagaattttagaaGAGACAAAATATTCgaccaaatattttttaagtacatCCTATATCTTTGATATAAAAAGGATAGCGTATCAATATACATTTTCGTGATACGAATTTTTGTAATAGGTGGCAAAGGCatttgcaagaaattaaaTCCACGTACTGGCTACTTGTATATAGAGACAGTGGGACGCTGGAAATCTACTCCTTACCTGATTTACGATTATCTTATCTTATTCGCAACTTTGGCTTCGGCCAGTATGTATTGCACGACAGTATGGAATCCACAACTTTGCAATCAACGCCACTCAATGAAATTCCCCACCCTGATATGCAGGTAATTTATCTACAAATGTGTCTCTTGGTATgtgaaaatcttaaaaatcttatgctcttaacaaatatatatttttataggtcCGTGAAATTCTGATGGTTGCTCTAGGACATCATGGAAGTCGACCGATGCTCTTAGTACGTCTCGACTCAGAATTGCAAATATATCAAGCTTACAGGTATCCAAAGGGATATCTAAAACTGAGGTTTAAGAAATTGGACCATGGAATAATTCCGGGACGTTTAAGGTTCgagtaattttaacatatatgctactataatttctaatataatatagaatagtaattttaatataataattactacattatatataacatatttaaaaataactattactGTACtactgtttatttttttccattaaaatggagcttgtatttaaaaaaagctcttttatttaagttatttaagtaaaacaatttttaactgAATTTCCTCCACAGTCCAAGACCCAAGGAGGAAGATATCCCAAGGAACACGAGCGACTCTCGCATTTGCGTGATGCGTTACTTTAGCAATATCGCCGGATATAATGGAGTATTTATCTGCAGCGATTATCCACATTGGATATTTTTGACTGGACGTGGTGAATTACGCACACATCCAATGGGCATTGATGGCTCCGTCACATCTTTCGctgcttttaataatattaattgtccTCAAGGTTTCCTGTACTTTAATAGAAAGGTATAACGttgttttcaatatatatttcataataagtAAGATAAGATGACACAGATCTCATTTTCCAGGAAGAGCTACGGATATGCGTTTTACCAACTCATTTATCGTACGACGCTCCGTGGCCAGTTAGAAAAGTTCCCTTACGATGTACCCCGCATTTTGTTACGTACCATCTCGAAAGCAAGACCTACTGCGTTATAACAAGCACAGCTGAACCTCTGAAAAGTTACTACAGATTTAACGGCGAAGACAAGGTattgacaaataaattttatttttttttattttttagaatatttatcaatatctatgtatcaaatatttagAGTACCAAATTTAGAGacactaaaaattaatattgacaaatgcattttttatcaattaggAATTTACGGAAGAGGAACGCCCAGAAAGGTTTCTTTATCCATCTCAAGAACAATTTTCCATTGTGCTATTTTCTCCGGTTTCATGGGAAACTATTCCCAATACAAAAATCGAGCTGGACCAATGGGAACATGTCACTTGTTTAAAGAACGTATCTCTGGCTTATGAAGGAACAAGATCTGGTTTGAAAGGTTACATAGTATTAggaacaaattataattacggCGAAGATATCACAAGCAGAGGACGAGTGagttctatatttatatagaaaatattttcaagttttatcagttaatgattttatttttaaaattttcagattcTTATATTCGACATAATTGAAGTAGTACCTGAGCCTGGCCAGCCATTAactaaaaatagatttaaacaGATTTATGCGAAGGAACAAAAGGGACCTATAACTGCTATAACACAAGTATCAGGATTCTTAGTCTCAGCTGTTGGACAAAAGGTATTCCCTCTTGATTCACTTCTACGAGAATTGCGTCCATTGTAAATGGCATTAAACATTGTTTTGTTGCAGATATATATTTGGCAATTAAAAGATAACGATCTTGTCGGAGTCGCTTTTATTGATACCCAAATCTACATCCATCAAATGCTAAGTATTAAAAGTCTTATTCTGATAGCCGACGTTTACAAATCCATTAGTTTGCTGAGATTTCAGGAAGAATATAGGACACTCTCTCTTGTCAGCAGAGTGAGTATGATTTATTTTGGatgtacataaattacatatttatgaatgcattcaaaatatataatttattttgttacaggATTTTAGACCTGCGGAAGTATACACAATAGAgtatttaattgataatacaAATTTAGGTTTTGTTGTGGCTGATGGGGAGAGCAATTTAGCTTTATTTATGTATCAACCGGAGTCCAGAGAAAGTCTGGGAGGTCAAAAGCTAATTAGAAAGGCGGATTTTCATCTAGGACAAAAAGTAAACACTTTCTTTCGTATTAGATGTAGAGTCACCGATCCTGCAAATGACAAGAAACAGTTTTCCGGAGCTGATAAAAGACATGTTACTATGTACGGTAAGTCGAAAAGTGTATTTTAGAAATAGCAATAACCCtttaatggaatatttttgaaatattcaagtattttttGCATGCGAATATATCTCTTCTTACATTTTAGCATCGTTGGACGGCAGCCTTGGTTATATTCTACCAGTACCAGAAAAAACATATCGGAGATTACTTATGTTACAAAACGTGCTGGTCACACATATCTGTCACATTGCAGGCTTGAATCCAAAAGCTTATCGGCaagtttcaattaaaaatttatatagatattatacatttgttaattCCTTTACTTGctactttaattatttgaatttttgagaatattattaacatagaaatctttttcttttatttagcACGTATAAAAGTTACGTACGAAATCAAGGGAATCCGGCAAGGGGCATCATTGATGGCGATTTGGTTTGGCGTTACCTCTTCTTACCCAACAATGAGAAAGCAGATTTGGCAAAGAAAATTGGAACGCGCGTTCAAGAGATTATTGAAGATATTACTGAGATTGATCGGCAAACGGCccatttttaattgcaattgtattatatttttatatttatatagccaatttattatttttatattgaaaatagcATAAGATATAAAACTCTGCCTGTAgcattattaaatgttacatgtaTGAATAGTATGTACATCCTGAAATGATCACAGCATTGCACAATTATCTTGCAATTGTTTAACTCATACATcatgttatattattgattGAACCTAAATTTGTTGCACTTTAATATCAAACAATACTAAACggacatataatttattttattttattacataaaaaatgatagtgctttatgataattttttgccACATAGGCtgatgaatttatttatgcacaattaaattaagtaatagaaatatattgcgTCACTATGACGACATATCTTTTCAAAAATGCATCAATCATTTATGTCGCCTTCATCATTGGCCAGAAAGAGTATCGTCGAAAGACGGTTAACTTTACGAAGAGAGACTCAAAAATGTACGTACTActcaaaaatcttgtaattaatatgtacagatgtaaaataaaatttaccaattttttaaataaatgaacgATTCATATAAAGATAGTTACATGAGAAAGCTCTATTATAGACTAAAACTTCCCTGAGATTACACAGTTtcatattacttattattgaTCAAACAATTCTTGAAAGCTAGTTGTATTGTCAAGTTCCTTGAAAATcgttcttctctttttctcatatttctttaaaaaagtttttaagttaGATTTTGTGAAGTATCAGTAAGTATCTTAGTATTAATTTCTGTCTATTTAACaatcaatatttaacaattttaatgttattactCAGTGCCTATTGAACCATCATTGTTAGAAAGAAGACTTTGCGAAGCGTTTGATGTGTTTGATAATGCAAGGAGTGGAGAGGTAGATGTTAGAGATTTGGGAACTATAATTAGAGCATTAGGTAATGTtcacattataaaaattctaataagtTTCTTTTGTAGAACACACAATTCaaattcttttacattatttaacagGATGTGTCATCACGGAAGCTGAATTACAAGAAATACAAGTAGAAGTAGAAGATGTCGAAAATAATTGTGTGCCACTGAACAGATTTGTGGAATATATGAGCAAAGCGATTAACGAACGCAAGTATGTTTAAGTAAAACCTTTTTTCGTTATCGAAATAAGTAGTCGATGCATCAGAAAAATGGATAATATAACATAGTAACTATAAACTTGCTCGGTATTTAGGTTTAAACCAGCAGAACCAGAAGAGTTATTGAAAGCGTTCCAATTATTAGATCCTGAAAATCGCGGATATATCATGAAAGATGATTTAGAGAAATCAATTATGGAAATTGGGGAACCATTTACAAAGGAAGAAGTGGCCGATATGATGGCCGTAGCCTGCGATGCCGAAactggaaaaattaattatgagcATTACATCAATTTGCTAATTGtgcgtaaaaatataaatttattttcaatattacaaaaaaaaattttttaacaggaatatacattttatcttaaataatcgtcgcgttattaaatatattgtttgaaATCATCattcaagatataaaaattacaggtaaaaattcccgaaaatattaatgtatataatattgttgatGAAATGGAAACTGCAAAATTGGCAGAATTGCCTAAAAGGCGCAGATGGGAAAGCATTTTGTTTAAGGAAGATATTACCtgacacaaaatatattactttagtggcaataatttatatgaaaaggATATGATAtcaatataagaaatattcaaatctGTGATTAGAAAagtcatataaatttattttatatttcgtttataaatatatttccaaaaaaatacatgtaccCATTTATAtctaacattaatataatatctatgtGATATTGGGAATATCaagaatattagaaatattaaaactaagaatgaaaataatttacaacttGGAGAATATTGGAGGATCACCTTTAACAGCTTGAGCCATAGCTGCATTCAAAAAATCTTCACTTTGGAGCATTGCCTTATTTTGCATTGCCTATTGAAATAAGTCCCAAAAATGTATTATCGAAACAACCCTCTAAGtatgagaaattatttcatacatatatttatagcaaataataaatttttattatataatttccagGTGGAATAAGCAGAAAAAAAGCACTCACAATATGATCCAATCCTTCTTGAACAGAATGGT is a window of Temnothorax longispinosus isolate EJ_2023e chromosome 1, Tlon_JGU_v1, whole genome shotgun sequence DNA encoding:
- the LOC139819734 gene encoding cleavage and polyadenylation specificity factor subunit 1-like, with amino-acid sequence MYSICKSTHPATGVEHAITCHFFNRTEKCLVVAGADVIRVFRLIPDVDMTRREKYTEMRPPKMKLECLAQYTLHGNIMSMQAVHLIGSQRDSLLLSFRDAKLSVVEYDQDIHDLRTVSLHYFEEEEIKDGWTNHHHIPIVRVDPEGRCAVMLIFGRKLVVLPFRKDPSLDDGDLLDTAKLSSSNKTPILSSYMIVLKTLEEKMDNVIDLQFLHGYYEPTLLILYEPVRTFSGRIAVRQDTCAMVAISLNIQQRVHPIIWSVSNLPFDCYQAVPVKKPLGGTLIMAVNSLIYLNQSIPPYGVSLNSLADTSTNFPLKPQEGVKMSLEGAQYAICAWISL
- the LOC139814447 gene encoding cleavage and polyadenylation specificity factor subunit 1-like — translated: MCEDNYLFLGSRLGNSLLLRFTEKEPETLKNLNGGEITIEENESEETPAKKAKQDFLGDWMASDVLDIKDPEELEVYGSETHTSIQITSYIFEVCDSLLNIGPCGNISMGEPAFLSEEFLQNQDPDVELVTTSGYGKNGALCVLQRSIRPQVVTTFELPGCEDMWTVIGTLNNDEIKTEAEGSHAFLILSQEDSTMILQTGQEINEVDQSGFSTQGSTVFAGNLGANRYIVQVTQMGVRLLQGIEQIQHMPIDLGCPIVHASCADPYVALLSEDGQVMLLTLREVRGTARLHAQTANLLFRPQIEALCAYRDVSGIFTTQLLENADDEQTEEEYNVEEPSVLSNIDNEDDLLYGDAPAFQMPAPSYPKASDGTAKKLPWWQRHLQEIKSTYWLLVYRDSGTLEIYSLPDLRLSYLIRNFGFGQYVLHDSMESTTLQSTPLNEIPHPDMQVREILMVALGHHGSRPMLLVRLDSELQIYQAYRYPKGYLKLRFKKLDHGIIPGRLSPRPKEEDIPRNTSDSRICVMRYFSNIAGYNGVFICSDYPHWIFLTGRGELRTHPMGIDGSVTSFAAFNNINCPQGFLYFNRKEELRICVLPTHLSYDAPWPVRKVPLRCTPHFVTYHLESKTYCVITSTAEPLKSYYRFNGEDKEFTEEERPERFLYPSQEQFSIVLFSPVSWETIPNTKIELDQWEHVTCLKNVSLAYEGTRSGLKGYIVLGTNYNYGEDITSRGRILIFDIIEVVPEPGQPLTKNRFKQIYAKEQKGPITAITQVSGFLVSAVGQKIYIWQLKDNDLVGVAFIDTQIYIHQMLSIKSLILIADVYKSISLLRFQEEYRTLSLVSRDFRPAEVYTIEYLIDNTNLGFVVADGESNLALFMYQPESRESLGGQKLIRKADFHLGQKVNTFFRIRCRVTDPANDKKQFSGADKRHVTMYASLDGSLGYILPVPEKTYRRLLMLQNVLVTHICHIAGLNPKAYRTYKSYVRNQGNPARGIIDGDLVWRYLFLPNNEKADLAKKIGTRVQEIIEDITEIDRQTAHF
- the LOC139819746 gene encoding dynein regulatory complex protein 8 isoform X3, which gives rise to MHQSFMSPSSLARKSIVERRLTLRRETQKLPIEPSLLERRLCEAFDVFDNARSGEVDVRDLGTIIRALGCVITEAELQEIQVEVEDVENNCVPLNRFVEYMSKAINERKFKPAEPEELLKAFQLLDPENRGYIMKDDLEKSIMEIGEPFTKEEVADMMAVACDAETGKINYEHYINLLIVE
- the LOC139819746 gene encoding dynein regulatory complex protein 8 isoform X1 yields the protein MHQSFMSPSSLARKSIVERRLTLRRETQKLPIEPSLLERRLCEAFDVFDNARSGEVDVRDLGTIIRALGCVITEAELQEIQVEVEDVENNCVPLNRFVEYMSKAINERKFKPAEPEELLKAFQLLDPENRGYIMKDDLEKSIMEIGEPFTKEEVADMMAVACDAETGKINYEHYINLLIVKIPENINVYNIVDEMETAKLAELPKRRRWESILFKEDIT
- the LOC139819746 gene encoding dynein regulatory complex protein 8 isoform X2: MPIEPSLLERRLCEAFDVFDNARSGEVDVRDLGTIIRALGCVITEAELQEIQVEVEDVENNCVPLNRFVEYMSKAINERKFKPAEPEELLKAFQLLDPENRGYIMKDDLEKSIMEIGEPFTKEEVADMMAVACDAETGKINYEHYINLLIVKIPENINVYNIVDEMETAKLAELPKRRRWESILFKEDIT